The following coding sequences are from one Thunnus maccoyii chromosome 17, fThuMac1.1, whole genome shotgun sequence window:
- the gja1b gene encoding gap junction alpha-1 protein, producing the protein MGDWSALGRLLDKVQAYSTAGGKVWLSVLFIFRILVLGTAVESAWGDEQSAFKCNTQQPGCENVCYDKSFPISHVRFWVLQIIFVSTPTLLYLAHVFYLNRKEQKFKRKEDELKAVQNDGGDVDIPLKKIEMKKLKYGIEEHGKVKMKGALLRTYIVSIFFKSMFEVGFLVIQWYMYGFSLAAVYTCERAPCPHRVDCFLSRPTEKTVFIIFMLVVSLVSLLLNVIELFYVFFKRIKDRVKGKQQPTLYPSGGTLSHTPKELSTTKYAYYNGCSSPTAPLSPMSPPGYKLATGERGTGSCRNYNKQANEQNWANYSTEQNRLGQNGGGSTISNSHAQAFDFPDDTHDHKKLSSTAGHELQPLALMDARPCSRASSRMSSRARPDDLDV; encoded by the coding sequence ATGGGTGACTGGAGTGCTCTTGGTCGTCTGCTGGACAAGGTCCAGGCCTACTCTACTGCGGGGGGGAAGGTTTGGCTGTCTGTCCTCTTCATCTTCAGGATCCTTGTCCTGGGTACTGCAGTGGAATCAGCCTGGGGAGACGAGCAGTCTGCCTTCAAATGTAACACCCAGCAGCCTGGTTGTGAGAATGTCTGTTACGACAAATCCTTTCCCATTTCCCATGTTCGCTTCTGGGTTCTCCAGATCATTTTTGTGTCAACGCCCACGCTCCTCTACCTGGCTCATGTCTTCTATCTGAACAGGAAGGAACAGAAATTCAAAAGGAAGGAGGATGAGCTTAAAGCCGTGCAAAATGATGGAGGTGATGTTGACATTCCACTGAAGAAAATTGAGATGAAAAAGCTTAAGTATGGCATTGAGGAGCATGGCAAAGTGAAGATGAAGGGGGCCCTGCTCAGAACCTATATAGTCAGTATTTTCTTCAAGTCTATGTTTGAGGTGGGCTTCCTGGTTATCCAGTGGTACATGTATGGCTTCAGCCTAGCTGCAGTCTACACTTGTGAGAGGGCCCCATGCCCACACAGGGTGGACTGTTTCCTGTCTCGTCCCACAGAGAAGACcgtcttcatcatcttcatgcTGGTGGTCTCACTGGTGTCCCTGCTGCTCAACGTCATTGAGCTTTTCTATGTGTTTTTTAAGAGGATCAAAGATCGTGTGAAGGGCAAACAGCAGCCCACGCTCTACCCCAGTGGAGGCACTTTGAGCCATACCCCGAAAGAACTGTCCACCACCAAGTATGCCTACTATAATGGCTGTTCATCCCCAACTGCCCCACTTTCACCCATGTCCCCCCCAGGCTATAAGCTAGCCACAGGGGAGCGAGGAACTGGCTCATGCCGTAATTATAATAAGCAGGCAAATGAGCAGAACTGGGCCAACTATTCCACAGAGCAGAACCGTCTTGGCCAGAATGGTGGAGGAAGCACTATTTCAAACTCCCACGCACAAGCCTTTGACTTCCCCGATGATACCCATGACCATAAGAAACTGTCCTCAACAGCAGGACACGAGCTGCAGCCGCTGGCACTGATGGACGCCAGGCCTTGTAGCCGGGCCAGCAGCCGGATGAGCAGCCGAGCCAGGCCAGACGACCTGGATGTGTAA
- the LOC121882358 gene encoding gap junction Cx32.2 protein-like → MGDWSYLSSLLDKVQSHSTVVGKIWMSVLFLFRIFVLGAAADKVWGDEVSEFYCDSLEPGCEHACYNWMFPMSYVHYWVLQIIFVSTPTLVYLGHAVHIIHKEKRMIEQLRGNTNGNILKKPKYTDDRGKVKIKGILFCTYMTQLVLKVILEVGFSVGQFYIFGPVFIVSYFHCTISPPCAHLSGAQCYISRPTEKTIFILFMLVVSGISVLLNIIEIIYLLCNKRRDSRKQMLAQQHVLSSQKYPSNPAWEPMSSQCGGFPLLPLPAQGVSGFCSDEKNIDCISKEKDT, encoded by the coding sequence ATGGGTGACTGGTCTTACCTATCCTCACTGCTAGACAAGGTTCAGTCTCACTCCACTGTAGTGGGGAAGATCTGGATGAGTGTCCTCTTCTTGTTCAGAATCTTTGTCCTCGGTGCTGCTGCAGACAAAGTCTGGGGAGATGAAGTGTCTGAATTCTACTGTGACTCTCTAGAACCAGGTTGCGAACATGCCTGCTACAACTGGATGTTCCCAATGTCCTACGTTCATTACTGGGTCCTGCAGATCATCTTTGTGTCAACACCCACCCTGGTCTACCTGGGCCATGCTGTTCACATCATTCACAAAGAGAAAAGGATGATAGAGCAGTTGCGGGGCAACACTAATGGAAATATACTGAAGAAGCCCAAATATACAGATGACAGAGGGAAGGTGAAGATAAAAGGCATCCTCTTTTGCACTTACATGACCCAGCTGGTCCTTAAAGTCATTCTAGAGGTGGGATTCAGTGTGGGCCAGTTCTACATCTTTGGACCTGTGTTCATAGTCTCCTACTTCCACTGTACTATCTCTCCACCTTGTGCTCATCTCAGCGGTGCCCAGTGTTACATTTCTCGTCCCACAGAGAAGACaatcttcatcctcttcatgCTTGTAGTTTCTGGCATTTCGGTGCTCCTCAACATCATTGAAATCATCTACCTGCTCTGTAACAAGAGGAGAGACAGCAGGAAACAGATGCTAGCTCAGCAGCATGTGCTCAGTTCACAGAAGTACCCATCCAACCCAGCATGGGAGCCTATGAGCAGCCAGTGTGGAGGCTTCCCACTGCTGCCTCTGCCTGCTCAGGGTGTGTCAGGCTTCTGCAGTGATGAGAAAAACATCGACTGCATAAGTAAAGAGAAGGACACCTGA